One genomic window of Vicinamibacterales bacterium includes the following:
- a CDS encoding ABC transporter ATP-binding protein: protein MPGGLVISVRDLRKVYGAFTAVDGVSLEVPAGQIHGFLGPNGAGKTTTIRMIAGLLKPTAGQILVDGHDTAVEPEAAKAALGFIPDRPFIYEKLTAGEFLRFHGGLYGMDDAAIETRIDEMLELFELGRWRHELVESFSHGMKQRLVMSAAFLHRPKAVLVDEPMVGLDPRGARLIKDVFRRMADRGVAILMSTHTLEVAEEMCDLVSIILKGTIIAHGTVEEVRAMAGSADDELTSAFLKLTGGSGLQEIDEVV from the coding sequence GTGCCGGGGGGGCTGGTGATCTCGGTCCGCGATCTCCGGAAGGTGTACGGCGCGTTCACCGCGGTGGACGGCGTGTCGCTGGAGGTGCCGGCGGGCCAGATCCACGGGTTCCTCGGGCCGAACGGCGCGGGAAAGACCACCACGATCCGCATGATCGCGGGCCTGCTGAAACCCACGGCGGGGCAGATTCTCGTGGACGGACACGACACGGCCGTGGAGCCGGAGGCCGCGAAGGCCGCGCTCGGCTTCATCCCGGACCGGCCCTTCATCTACGAGAAGCTCACGGCCGGCGAGTTCCTGCGCTTCCACGGCGGGCTGTACGGCATGGACGACGCCGCCATCGAGACCCGCATCGACGAGATGCTCGAGCTCTTCGAGCTCGGCCGCTGGCGGCACGAGCTGGTCGAAAGCTTCTCCCACGGCATGAAGCAGCGCCTCGTGATGAGCGCCGCGTTCCTGCACCGGCCGAAGGCCGTGCTCGTGGACGAGCCGATGGTGGGACTGGACCCGCGCGGCGCGCGCCTCATCAAGGACGTCTTCCGCCGCATGGCCGACCGCGGGGTCGCCATCCTCATGAGCACCCACACGCTGGAGGTCGCCGAGGAGATGTGCGACCTCGTCAGCATCATCCTCAAGGGCACGATCATCGCCCACGGCACCGTCGAGGAGGTGCGCGCGATGGCCGGGTCCGCCGACGACGAGCTGACCTCCGCCTTCCTGAAGCTCACGGGCGGGAGCGGCCTGCAGGAAATCGACGAGGTGGTGTAG